AAACAAAACTTTGATGAGTTATTATTCTAAAGAAAGCTTAAATAATTCATATATAATAGAATTTGCGAATAATGAATTTATTCAGGAGGAAGATCGCAGCGTAAATTTTCTTTATTTTATCATACAGGGAAAAGCTAAAATATTAAAAAATCAAGCAAATGGTAAACGAATGATATTACAATTTTTAAAAGAGGAAGATTTTATTGGAGACTTAACAGTTATTGGAGCAGAGAAAGTTACTAAAGATGTTTTGTCAATTGGTAATACAGTCTGTTTAGCAACACCCGTTAATTATGTAATTGAAATATTAATGGAGGATAGGTTCTTTTTAAAGAAAATAAGTAGATATATCGGAGAAAAATTATTAAGCAGAATGGATTTTTTTGTTGATAATCAAACTTATGAACTAAAATACCGATTAGCCGAAGTTATGTTAACAGTATCTATAAATAATGTTTATAAAGAGAATCATTTGCAGATAGCTGAATATTTAGGAGTTAGTTATAGACATTTATTACATACTATGAAAAAATTTAAAGATGAAAAAAAGATGTACAAAGAAGGAAGCAAATATATAATAGATAGAGAAAAACTTGAACTATTAGTTAATGAAAAAAATGGTTTGTAAAAAAATTATAAATAGATTGATTTTTTGATTCGCGTGATAGGATTGCAAAAATTTATATAAGTAATAAAAATATAAAATAATTTATTTATTAAAAACTTCAATGCCCTCCAAAGAGGGCTTTTATTATGCGGATAAAGAGATTAGGATTTTTTTTAAAACTTAATTCTTTCGGCTTTAAACAGATTGAATATCGATAAAAATATGAAAAATATTATATTGGAAAATATGTTAATTACAGAGTAGGCAATCTTGTTTTTAATATTAAATATGTGTTTTTATTATTATTACAGTATGCTATAATTATCTTGTGGTAAAATTTTAATGAAAAGATGATGCGAATGAAAAATGGGTTTTATACTTGGAATTTTAGCAGTAATAAGTGTTTACAGCCAAAATCAAGTTTCAATCACCGCAGATAATCATTATAATAAACTGGCGAATATGGATTTAAGTCACGGCTATCCAATGGAAGAAGAAAAAGAATAATGTTTAAAAAGAGCTGTAATAATCTATACTTTGAAGGATTTAAATTTTTCAGATAAAATAATTATCACTCTCATCTTTAGTTATGTCAGATAATTTATTTGCAGCTGAAATATCTAAACAGGTATGTAATTTGCAAAAGAAAAACGAACAAGTAATAAAATAATTCTTGTTTAGTGATATACAGGCTTAATACTCCAATAGATTTAGCATAAAAAAATAGAACAGCGGCAGATTAATGGAAAGGT
This sequence is a window from Sebaldella sp. S0638. Protein-coding genes within it:
- a CDS encoding cyclic nucleotide-binding domain-containing protein, whose translation is MKKILFNEYYDEDIKKNKTLMSYYSKESLNNSYIIEFANNEFIQEEDRSVNFLYFIIQGKAKILKNQANGKRMILQFLKEEDFIGDLTVIGAEKVTKDVLSIGNTVCLATPVNYVIEILMEDRFFLKKISRYIGEKLLSRMDFFVDNQTYELKYRLAEVMLTVSINNVYKENHLQIAEYLGVSYRHLLHTMKKFKDEKKMYKEGSKYIIDREKLELLVNEKNGL